From a single Sander vitreus isolate 19-12246 chromosome 2, sanVit1, whole genome shotgun sequence genomic region:
- the cygb2 gene encoding cytoglobin-2, which translates to MSRRESPPPPSPPLAPQLLGVQRGEEDRPERAEPLSDTEREIIQDTWGHVYKNCEDVGVSVLIRFFVNFPSAKQYFSQFQDMEDPEEMERSSQLRHHARRVMNAINTVVENLHDPEKVSSVLALVGKAHAIKHKVEPMYFKILSSVMLEVLAEDFPEFFTAEVQMVWTKLMGAVYWHVTGAYTEVGWLQVSSSAV; encoded by the exons ATGTCTCGTAGGGAGTCTCCGCCGCCGCCCTCCCCACCTCTAGCTCCGCAGCTGCTGGGagtgcagagaggagaggaggatcgTCCGGAGCGTGCCGAGCCGCTGTCCGACACCGAGAGGGAGATCATCCAGGACACGTGGGGGCACGTCTACAAGAACTGCGAGGACGTGGGGGTGTCTGTGCTCATAAG GTTCTTTGTCAACTTCCCATCAGCCAAACAGTACTTCAGCCAGTTCCAAGACATGGAGGATCCAGAGGAGATGGAGCGAAGCAGCCAACTTCGGCACCATGCCCGTAGGGTCATGAATGCCATCAATACTGTGGTGGAGAACCTCCATGACCCAGAGAAGGTGTCGTCAGTGCTGGCCCTGGTGGGAAAGGCCCATGCTATTAAACACAAGGTGGAACCCATGTACTTCAAG ATTCTGAGCAGCGTGATGCTGGAGGTGTTGGCTGAAGATTTCCCAGAATTCTTCACAGCAGAGGTGCAGATGGTGTGGACCAAACTGATGGGGGCGGTGTACTGGCATGTGACAGGGGCCTACACAGAGGTGGGTTGGCTCCAGGTCTCCAGCTCAGCAGTGTGA